A portion of the Bacteroidia bacterium genome contains these proteins:
- a CDS encoding YebC/PmpR family DNA-binding transcriptional regulator, with protein MSGHNKWSKIKRKKGVSDGRRAKAFTRILKEIAISIKEGGMADPDANPRLRLAITNAKGMNMPKDNIQRAIQKAVGKDAANYTQVSYEGYAPGGVAVFVECTTDNINRTVADVRHAFTKNNGTLGTNGSLSFLFDLTGVFTIQKNNFLEDEMMLLLLDAGADDVLVDEEIFTAFTTLENFAPMQKKLEEQKIEIENAELQRIPKNTITLDIESAKKVLKMIDALEEYDDVQNVFHNMEMTDELIEAL; from the coding sequence ATGTCTGGTCATAATAAGTGGTCTAAAATAAAACGTAAAAAAGGTGTTTCTGACGGCAGAAGAGCAAAAGCGTTTACGCGTATTTTAAAAGAAATTGCTATTTCTATAAAAGAAGGTGGAATGGCTGATCCTGATGCTAATCCGCGTTTGCGACTTGCTATTACCAACGCAAAAGGCATGAATATGCCGAAGGATAATATTCAACGTGCCATCCAAAAAGCAGTCGGAAAGGACGCTGCAAATTATACGCAAGTAAGTTACGAAGGCTATGCGCCCGGCGGTGTTGCGGTGTTTGTGGAATGCACTACGGATAACATCAATCGCACGGTGGCAGATGTGCGCCACGCGTTTACAAAAAATAACGGAACGCTTGGTACCAATGGTTCGCTGAGTTTTTTGTTTGATTTAACAGGTGTTTTTACCATTCAAAAAAATAATTTTTTGGAAGATGAAATGATGCTTTTATTATTGGATGCTGGTGCTGATGATGTGTTGGTGGACGAAGAAATTTTTACAGCTTTTACAACGCTCGAAAATTTTGCGCCAATGCAAAAAAAATTAGAAGAACAAAAAATAGAAATTGAAAATGCCGAATTGCAACGCATCCCCAAAAATACAATTACATTGGACATCGAATCGGCTAAAAAAGTATTAAAAATGATTGATGCGCTGGAAGAATACGATGATG